One region of Triticum aestivum cultivar Chinese Spring chromosome 6B, IWGSC CS RefSeq v2.1, whole genome shotgun sequence genomic DNA includes:
- the LOC123136271 gene encoding UDP-glycosyltransferase 72B1, which translates to MAGESDDRGAARAPHVALLSSPGMGHVVPVAELARRLHAEHGFTATVVTYASSDSAAQRAFLASLPPAVGSALLPAVPLDDLVAAGAAIETLLSVEAQRSVPALAALLAGLAKDGSLVAFVADLFGADTLRAARDAGVPAYLFFPSNLLMLSLMLHLPRLDGELEGEFRDQPEPVRLPGCVAVPGADILQPLQDRTSGAYRWMVHHGERYRDADGILVNTFDAIEPNAAAILRQPEPGRPPVYPIGPVIRQPDDGDDDATGCIRWLDTQPDKSVLFVSFGSGGALPAAQMDELARGLELSGQRFLWVVRSPTDSGADPGANYYDGSKSKDYPLKFLPSGFLERTKEVGLVVPSWAPQVRVLGHRATGAMLTHCGWNSVLESVMHGVPMIAWPLYAEQRENAVMLHEETKVALRPKVRGADGMILDEDITKVVNDMMNSEERDVMCTKVTELQKAARSGLAASGMSHKTLTEVVRKWKERMFA; encoded by the coding sequence ATGGCCGGCGAGAGCGACGACCGGGGCGCCGCGCGCGCGCCTCACGTCGCGCTGCTCTCGTCGCCGGGCATGGGCCACGTGGTGCCGGTGGCGGAGCTGGCGCGGCGGCTCCACGCCGAGCACGGCTTCACGGCCACCGTCGTCACCTACGCCAGCTCCGACTCCGCGGCGCAGCGCGCGTTCCTGGCGTCCCTCCCGCCGGCCGTCGGCTCCGCGTTGCTCCCGGCCGTCCCGCTcgacgacctcgtcgccgccggcgccgccatcgAGACGCTGCTCTCCGTCGAGGCCCAGCGCTCCGTGCCGGCGCTGGCGGCGCTCCTTGCGGGCCTTGCGAAGGACGGCAGCCTCGTCGCCTTCGTGGCGGACCTCTTCGGCGCCGACACGCTGCGGGCGGCGCGCGACGCCGGCGTGCCGGCGTACCTCTTCTTCCCCTCCAACCTGCTGATGCTCTCCCTCATGCTCCACCTCCCGCGCCTCGACGGTGAACTGGAGGGCGAGTTCCGCGACCAGCCGGAGCCCGTCAGGCTGCCCGGCTGCGTGGCCGTGCCCGGCGCCGACATCCTGCAACCGCTCCAGGACAGGACCAGCGGCGCCTACCGCTGGATGGTGCACCACGGCGAGAGGTACCGCGACGCGGACGGCATACTTGTGAACACGTTTGACGCCATCGAGCCCAACGCGGCGGCGATCCTCCGGCAGCCCGAGCCGGGGCGCCCGCCGGTGTACCCCATCGGGCCAGTGATACGGCAGCctgacgacggcgacgacgatgcCACCGGCTGTATCAGGTGGCTCGACACACAACCCGACAAGTCCGTGTTGTTCGTCTCGTTCGGCAGCGGAGGTGCGCTGCCCGCGGCGCAGATGGACGAGTTGGCGCGCGGGCTGGAGCTCTCCGGACAACGGTTTCTGTGGGTCGTGAGGAGTCCCACCGACAGTGGGGCCGACCCCGGTGCCAACTATTACGACGGGTCGAAGAGCAAGGACTATCCACTCAAGTTCCTGCCATCTGGGTTCCTAGAGAGGACCAAGGAGGTGGGCCTGGTGGTCCCATCCTGGGCCCCGCAAGTCAGGGTCCTCGGCCACCGGGCCACGGGAGCCATGTTGACGCATTGCGGATGGAACTCGGTGCTAGAGAGCGTGATGCACGGTGTGCCGATGATCGCGTGGCCTCTATACGCCGAGCAGAGGGAGAATGCTGTGATGTTACATGAAGAAACCAAGGTGGCACTAAGACCAAAGGTTCGAGGAGCAGATGGGATGATTCTTGATGAAGACATCACGAAGGTTGTGAATGATATGATGAACAGTGAAGAGAGGGATGTGATGTGTACGAAGGTGACAGAGCTCCAGAAAGCGGCAAGGAGTGGACTGGCTGCAAGTGGCATGTCACACAAAACGCTTACTGAGGTGGTGAGGAAGTGGAAGGAGCGTATGTTTGCATGA